From the Lemur catta isolate mLemCat1 chromosome 1, mLemCat1.pri, whole genome shotgun sequence genome, the window ctgagcaacagagcaaaaaaaaaaagataaccaatTGCAATGTATGAaccttatttggatcctgattcaaataAATGGTAAATTAAAGGCGCACGTACACATTTATGGCATTTCTGAGATGATTGGGATACTATCTAGGTAATGATGATGAGATCAAGGAAGTATTGTTAAAATTATCTTAGGTTTAATAGTTTGGTGTTAcgtgaaaaaaaaacaagagtctttatcttttagatgtatatactgaaatattacaaatgaaatgatatagcatctgggatttgcttcaaaataacaggagagaggagaaataGATGGGAATTAGATAAAGCCCAAGTAGCCATGAGTTGCCAGTTGTGAAGTTGGTCATGGGTACACGGGGGTTTGTTATActcttctctctattttttccttttttttttttttttggtatatgcttgaaatttttcataataaaaagtttttttaagaaaaaaaagtactcCATAGAAAAAGAGATTAATGAACAAAAATTGattggaaaaaacccaaaaactctGGATTCGGTAACTTTAAAAGAGCGTCCATACTGCAGGATTTCTAAGAGCCTTTAACCATTAAAGTGCACAGGAACTCTGCAAGGGAGAGACAAACTGCTCGGCCCCTTCCCAGACTTATTTAACAAGTACCGTAGGCACAAGGCTTTTAGCCAATCTACAGCCCAGGCTTATTTAACCCTTTCGGAGAGGCACAGTTCTAGGATTAGTGCTCtccaagcactttgggaaaccCTCCCATGGCCATTTCCCATTTTCTGGAGCAACGCTGCGCCCTAAAGGCACCAGGGAATGCACTCTAGCAAAATCTGGGTGTTTCCggttttccctcttccttcattctttttcccagtgttttcTAAACTTCCTACAATGAGCATACAttgttttataatcagaaaagaaagtttcaaaaaGTTACCTTAATGATGACTAATTAAAGGTTCATGATACTCTTCACTCTACTTCTGTGTATGTTCGAAAATTCCCATAATCTAAGTTTTCTCAGGCGTGTGAGCCACTGAGTTGCTCCTGGGCCCATTTCTGTTTTTCCCAAAAGCCTGTGGAGAATCTGTCATCAAGTGGGGCAGACATGGTAGACCTGCTTGGTGGCCTGTGCTGGAACATTCTACCAGCTATTTTGCCGGAAGCCCCTGCCAAGCCAAAGGCTTACCTATGTAGGTGTTGACTACCTCCAGTGACCCATTAATATGTAAGCTCAAAAGTTCCTCAGAGGCCACTCACGGCATCTAGAAGGCATGTAGACAGACAGCAGACATCTAAGGAAGACAGATTCCACCGGGGTAGCTATCCCACTTACCCACCACCCACCTGCCACGGAAAGGTAGAAATCCTTGAAGTCCTTGATCTCCCTGGAACCCTCGCAGGCCGCAAGACACTCGTAAAAGGCTTTGAAGAAGTCGGGAAGGGCCAGCTCCATGTCTGTGATGGACGTTCTCCAGTTCTCGCCGTTGTATGCCCGCACTGCGCGGATGAACAGGCTCTGAAAAGCAAGGGGAAGCCGGTGAAGCCTGTTCCCGGGCATGAAGGGGGACCGCCATGTCCTCTCAAAAGGAGTCAAGACCATCGCTAAGATCTGAGTTCTGAAGAAGCCACACTGACCCTTAACTAAATATGAAGCCAATCAGTGACCTACTTTGTATCCTCCATGTTTCTACCCTGTTCACAATGGGTacacttatttaatttaattcaaaaagTAGCAGGCACTTGATACTAAAATCAAACTTGAAtcaaggaaaaggggaaaagtaGAGTAACAGAAATCAGATCAGCAGCTGCCAGGAGTCAGGGGTTGGGGCAAAGACGTGACTGCAAAAGGGCAGAAGGGGACTTTtcaggggtgatgaaaatattctgtcaTGACTATGGTAACAGTCACAGAATGACATGTATTTGTCAAactcattaaattgtacacttaaaattggtaaatatattataaataaattatagctcaataaagctaatttttaaaattgaattaaggAACAGATATAAGTTTGAGAGCAGGTGTTTgtcaccctcctccctccaacaCGGGAGTCCCATGCAGCAGTACTAGATACCAGCAAGGGTGACCATGTGCCAGATAGTGGAAACTTCAAGGGCTTTCTGCTGTTTGTTGATTGGACCAGATGAAAGAGAAATAACTAGGACTAAGAAAGCAGCCTGGTCTCCAGGAAATAAGTAGAGATCCTGGATACACAGCAAACCCTGCTAACGTGGACAGGTCAGGCCAGGCCTTGAAACCAGCATGGGACTCTCCATTTGGAGTTCCTTTTCAGCTACTCCTGAATGGGGGTATCTGAGGGCCACCCCTTAGACCTGGAATTTTCACCAAGCTTAAGGCCTTAGGTGGAGAAGGTGAATTTCCTTAAACCTCCTGGGCAGGCAGCATCCCCTGGAAATAAGACAGGCAGAGAATGGAAGGAGCCTTTCCTGGAGACTGGGTAAATGAGCAGCGCCTCCAGGCGGCTGGCTTTGCAGAAACagcagggcagcagcagcagcaagaaggaagcagagcagagagaggggctccctcagtgcacaggacagcctggcCACACCCAGCAGGGCTCCAAGGTCTCGCTGACTTCCAGGTAAGCCCAGGGAACTGAGCACAAGCACTCAGCTCTGTTCCCCAAACCCTGTGAAAACGATAATGAAGATAGTAAAAATGCATAGTTCTCTTTACAGGAGAACAGGAAAGGAACACATAGCAGCCAAGAGATTTCAAGAACTTTTGGAAAGACAGAAAGCCAAATTATCACAGAGGAGGGTCCAGAGAGAAAGCACACCACACGCCCTGTTGGCACTTGCAGGCGCTAGGGACCACGGAAGTCTAGGACAAGGCGCAGGACTGAGCGCAGGGCTCCAAGTTTGAACAGAGCTGTTGGAGCCCTGGGTTCCCTCCCAGCACCCACTTGCCCACCCAAGAGATCACATCCCCCAAAGCCACTCTTCACCCGAGACTGGTGGTTTACTCCAGAGACTTTACCCTTAAAGACTGAGGAAGCAGGAACCAGGCATAGAGGAGGCCAGGGTGGAAGCACCCAGCTGAAAACCAGAAAGCCGGTGAAGTCTTCTGACCCAGCCAGGAGTCCCCGTCCCTCCCCCCAGACTGACTCTCAGACACCAGCAGACGAGCATGGACACCCCGCCAGCCCTGCAGAAGGCTGGAGGATTCTTCCCTGGTAAACTGAAGGGCCCTCAGAAAAAAGACTTCTGCACACTATACTTTCCCACCAGTGAAAAAGTAAGCTTGCAGTCTGATGACACTACACAAAACCCTGCGATCAGGCCTTGGGATCTACAGCTCCTCATGGATACTTTCAATACATCCTCTGTTTTCAACCCTGCCCTACTCTTCCTTGGTACCCAGGACCCCAGTGCCTGAGCTCAACAGACCCTGCCTGACAATAGTAAGTACTCAAAAGGAACAGATTCTTCTTTTTACTGCTACTGTGGTTAAGTGTCATCAGAACGCCTCTTGCAGATGCAGAGATAAGTATCTTCTACTCTGTCATGTCAGCCTCGCTAACCTCTTTGCAGTCCACCTTAATACATATGTTGTCTGTGTAGAGTTTCATCAAAAATAGGgatttatgtttctgtttcttgTGTTCCTGGTCATTTCTGGATGATTTCCAAGATATGTCTTTACTCTGCCATCATAAAACTGAATGATCAAATGACCATATTTCTAATATGTAGCATCTACAGGAAAGATGGCTTTTAAAATCATCATGGAATATAAAATCTCATTCTTAAATAGATCAACTTTGTGCTAAAAAGTCAGTCATTTCTACTGTCCTAATATTCATCAAATACCACCAAAAATCCTTCGATCCTTTGATGTCAATAGTTATTTaccaggccaggagcagtggctcacgcctgtattcttagcactctgggaggccgaggcgggtggatcgctggagctcaggagttcgagaccagcctgagcaagagcgagatcccgtctctattaaaaatagaaagaaattatctggccaactaaaatatatatagaaaaaattagccgggcatggtggtacatgcctgtagtcccagctactcgggaggctgaggcaggaggattgcttaagcccaggagtttgaggttgctgtgagctaggctgacgccacggcactcactctagcccgggcaacaaagtgagactctgtctcaaaaaaaaaaaaaaaaaaaaaaattatttacggAGACACTTCATTTATGATTCACATTTTGACTGATCGCTGTGTAAAAATCTGAATATACCTCATACGACTTGGTTTCCAAGTCTTTAATGTAGTCCTCAGCACCAGGCAAGCTCTTGTAATAAGCCATGTTTCTCTTCATCATTTCGTCATCCGGATGCTTCAGCAGAAACGTATGAGCAGCTGCGATGGCTTTTGGGAGATTATTTGCCTAAGGACAAAGAAGATAGATGAACGCTACTCAGTGGATGCTGAGCAGTGATGATGGTAAAAACAAGAATGTCTGTTCAGTCCTTGAGCAACGTTGTCATTCCTACATGTTTCCAGATAAGGATCCACTGATTTCCAGGGCCCAACAAGCCACTCTGGACAAGTGTCATTCCCCACAGGTGACTGTATGGTGTCTATGTGCCTTTTCTCAGCCATTTGGCGCTGCCTCCACCTGTCTGTGCCTGGGGGGACAATAACAATAAATTGCCTCACCCTCCAGCTTCCAAAGGGGCTCACCGATGAGAATGGTAggagaatgaaggaagggaagagagtaAGGTTGGGATGTTTCAtttcctggctctgtccctgcaGGCACCTTCGGGCTGCTATGTCCCTTAACTGAAGGTCACAGCTCCTCTCAAGATGGCCCTATCCATATAGTCTCCCTCCTTCCAGCTTCCAGTAACcgttctctcccctgccccttttGGCCTAGGGGTGGTCATACCCCACTGTCACTAGCCCTGGGGTACTCCACTAGCACACTGAGCAAACCTCTGTAAATAACCACCTTATTACACTTTCCTCAAATCACCCAATATGAGACtgagtgctgtggctcatgcctataatcctagcactttgggaaaccaaggcgggaggattgcttgaggccaggagttggagaccagcctgagcaagagctagaccacagctctacaaaaaatacaaaaattagcctggcatggtggtgcaggcctgtagtcccagctacttgggagactgaggcaggaaggtctcttgagctcaggagtttgaggttgcagtgagctacgatgacaccgatgcactctagcccaggtgacagagggagaccctgtctcaaaaataaataaataaataaaattacccaATATGGCTGCACATCTTTTCTGCTGGAACCTTGATGAATCTATTAATGTTTTCCCAAATCTCTCACAGAATCTTCTGCATACATTCTCTATGGCCCCACCTCGTGCTCACTTACTCAtctactcagcaaatatttgtaaaGAGCTGCCTACGTGCAGGCACTATTTCTGGAAATTGGGTTTGTAACAACAAGCAAAACAGGGAAAAATAACCCCTGCTTCATGGACAATACATTCTAGTAAGTTCTCCCTGTTTCCTGGTAACCTCAATTAAGAGCCTCTCTTTCATGTTACCCCTGGGTTATGTTTTCCTGCTTTTTACGCCACCCTATAATCTCAGCTAATGTGTCTATCTCCTCCATCAGACTGTGGTTTTTGGAGGCCCCAGCTGTGTGCCATTCGTGTCTACATTCCTGCTACCGGGCACAGTCCTCGGGCCAAGGCAGGACATGGAAGTATCTGTGATTTGAACATCATGACATCATGACCACAcactattttcataaaattaattcatattttcctcccttttctcctttctcttctccccacgGAGGCGGTAGCCAGCTGATTCTGAGTTTCACTGTCTCAGGGGAGGTAGGTGCCTGGTCAGAACAAAGCAATTACTCATTTGACAAAAGCCTGTGCTCGTGAAAGAACTTGACAGAtttgaggaaaggaagaaaccGGGGAGGGAGCTGTAGGAGGAAGCTGACTGGCCccaaaggagaaggagagggaggaaatcTCCCAGGCTATTTAAAAGTTTCCCTCGGGGTCTGAAGGAGCAGCAAGGTCTGTGGGCCCTGGAGCTTCAGGGCTAGCACCCTGGCTGGCAGTGCCCAGGAGGGCAGAAGTCCTCAGGGAGAACGGGAATGTTGTGGGGGGACCTCAagagggcaggcaggcagagatGTGGCTGCTTCCCTGTGGGGACTCATGACCAGCAACCAGAGGGCCCCTCACATGGATGGAATCATGGTGCCACCTggtaggggaaggggaagggcaggCACCTGCACCTGTGCACAGACACGCCTTCAGCCAGTCCAGGGGCACACTTGGAGGCAGGAATTAGGGAATTCAATTTGGAGGGAGAAAACGAAGGAATGTTTAATACACCCAGATTTCTGAGAATCCTAGAGCAGCACATAGCTGCACCAAATTGTCTCAGAAGTGGAGCCAAGTCATTTTGAGACAATGGCAGCAGCTACACTGGAGAAGTGGTGAGTGGCGATCCGAGCAGACTCCCAGATGTCAATGCTGATGTTTTGGCAGTGCCAGTTGGTGGCCTGTAGTGGGACTGCTTTGAAAGAGCTCTACAGAAAGCTTCACACCCTTGGCCAGAAAAAGGCTAGTCTGCAGCTAGAAGGAAGGAAAGCGGTATGAATGCAGCCTTTTAAAACATTTGCCAGTGAAATCAGAGTCTCTATTTCTCAGAAGAGCAACTTAGAAAGAGGGGCACAGAGGGATTTTTAAGGCCTTTAACTTGGCATCTGAGTTTTACAAACTGGAACTTCTTCCTGAAGAggaaaaagtgattttatttacttCACCTTAGACACTGCAGCTGGAACATGGAGACACATCTTGGCAGCTAAACCTCTGACAGACTCCAGGCAGGTTGTGGAGAAGGCGGGTGAGAGCACCCACCCTACCAGGGGTTCTGGGGGGACAGCCACCCGCATGAGAGTCCCCAGCTACCTGCCAAAGGAGCCACCCTAAATTGGCTTTTCTGTGGCTTGGGGGAGATCATAGTCCACATCAGGCAAGGGCTGGGATAAGTGCCTGTGAGCCAGTCCGCTCTGTCCAGCTCAGAGCTCAACAGTCACTGAGGATTTGATGAAGTGCTAGGGCCCACTTTTTGCTTCGCTTATGGGAAAGACGAGTATTTCACGGAGGATGGCAGCCATAGAGAGAACCTACAGCTAATGACATGGACCTAAAGTAGGCTGGTGACATGAAACCCACGGTGAGCTTGAGGCCGACGCACCAGTAGCATGGCCCTTTTCTACAAGATCACACACTCAAGCCTCCTCACCTCACTCTGACAGTCGGAACCCACCATTCCTATTCCCATGTTGAACTCCGGCATTTGTCCTTCGTCACTGAAATGGAGACCTGAGCATCAGAACGGCACAGTAACATTCACCCAAGGCCTGCTACAGCACTATCTACCTCCGGCATAGATCGCCAGCCTTCAGGTGCCAGGTAGAACAGAAATACCTGTCACCGATCATTTTCTCTCTACCCATAAACAGAGTTTGAAAATGTAAACATcattgagaaaaagagaaatcatataACATATCCACCAAAAGTCACTTTTTCAGTGATATCTTCAGTTGAAACAAGTGAACATTCACTTGTTTCTTAACTTTTTCCTTCCCTGTAGGAGATCTCAAAATACCAAGAAAGATAGTATTTTATGGACTTTCAAGTAAGTGGTTGTTATGAGATCTATAAAGGCTTTTGAAGAGAAGCTATGACCATCCAACCTCTTGGGGCTGCCATGATGAAGGGGAAAACCCATGCCTTCGGGTCACATTGAGTAAAATGCTCTTCCCCTTTTCCCTGCGTCACTTGTTCAAATTCATCTGTATATTAAAGAAATCAGAGTTTCTAGCAttctccatatttaaaaataaaatgtttctcccTTCATTATGTGACTCAGATTTTGTTCAGATTGTATTTGCCAAAAGCTATACAAAAAAGAGTTAGACAAGTCAGTTTTAGCTTAAAAAACAGTGCTGGTGTGAGCCAGCCATCATTTTCAACATTCTGGAATTTTATTACTGTCATCTCCTggttctattttaaaattgtttctttttttattgccaGGACAAACATTCACAAAACTGatactttaaataaaactgtAACTAAGCATAGGAATCACCcagcttttctcctttttggggttttgtgttattttattgctcaataaaataaatatgaatgcaaTATAGATGTGGCTCTGTCTCAGtggaaatatgaaaaacagaTCTTGCAGtccaaaaatgcaaaataaagttaaaaaacaaaacaaagcaaaagtctACCTTAAAAGTCTGGGATATACCATGAATCTATTTTTgtagtcattaaaataaaaacaatatattccttttaaaatatttttcagccacAGACAGTTGAAACTGGGCTTTAAGAGGGCTATCTTAATCAAACCCTGTGCCCGCCAAGCTAACCAAGCTACAGTCAGCCTCTTCGTCCAGTAGCAGGGTTCAACCCATTCTTAAAACTTGTGGGTCCCCAGAGTAAAGGGCTTACAGGATGGAGAACTGCAATTTGTGGCTATTTTTAGCCAGCAATCACAGAGAGCATTTaagcagccataaaaaggaggcAATGAACTGTGTTAAATTCCAGATGAAAGAGAGAGATGGCAGAGAAAGCCAACCCTGATGATTCACGGTGCACAAGTTCTCCTCTAAGCAGGGATGTGTCCTCGAAAGGAGTCCCTGTCcttccctggcctcagtttctcctcttcGAGGGGGGCTAGTCGGCTCCTAGTGTCCTCTTCTGCTACATTATCGCCAGTTACTACTCACCTGAGAGAAGGCGATTTTAATAGTACGTACAGAAAAGAGGAGTCTGCCCTCAATTAACAAGCAGCGTTTATCAGGCACTTTattgggtgccaggcactgtactgcATTCTGTGCATGTATTCGCTGCCTTAGAACAACCCTTCAAGAAAGGCATTTTCATCTCTACTTAAGGTGAAGAAGAAGGAGTTGAAGGCGACCTTTGCCAGGGCTGGGTGGAAGAAAGCCGGGTCAGGACAGGGCTGTGGAACCAGGCCCAGGACGAGGGGCGGGGCCTGAATccagggcgggggcggggcccgggcgggggcggggcgcggggcggggcggactTGCCTTGAAGTAGGCGAACTGCAGGAACTTGTAGGGCTCGCGGCGCTGGAAGTCCGCCAGCACCTCGCGGCTGGGCTGGGACTGGCGGAAGGCTGGCAGGCCCTGCTTGCAGCGCTTGAGGCAGTGCGCGCGGCGCAACAGGCCCCCGAACAGGCGCAGCTCGGGATGGCCCGCGAAGCGGGCGGCGGGCTCCGGCTGGGGCGCCGTGCTGCAGTTGCGGTGGCAGAAGGCCTCGCTGTCGCGCAGCAGGCGGTGCAGCCGCAGGCTGATCTCCAGGTAGCCCACGCTCTCGACCCAGTGCTCGCCGCTGTACTGGTCCAGCGCGTGCCGGTAGGCCGACTCGAGCGGCATCAGCTCGTCCCGCGGGAAGCTGCGGAAGCTGTAGCGCTCGTACTGGGCGCGTCCCGGGCGCAGCGCACAGCCAGCGCACAGCAGCGCCAGCAGCGCCGCGGCCGCCCGGCGCCCCGGCTCCATCGCGCCCggcggaaggaaggaaggaaggaaaaggggagcgagaaggaaaggaaggagaaagaaggacgGCGCGACGCGGCGAGCCGATTGCTTGGGAGGCGGGGACGGCAGCCTCCGGCCCGCCCCGTCCGGCCGCCCCTCCCCACCTTGCCCGGCGATCGGGGCGCCAGCTGCCCGCGCGCAAAGGGTGCTTTGGAAAGGCGCGTTGTGCGCTCGGTCCTGCGCACTCTAACGCGTGTTGGGGGCTCTGCTGTTCATTCGCTTGCAGACTGCGGTCTGCAGGCCAGATGCGGCCGTAAGGGATCCTAGATTAGCGTTACTTTACAATCAGCTGGAGAATTTGGGAAAACGCAGATTCTGCTCCCTCCtcgagtttctgattcagcaagtCTGGGGTGGAAGTCTGAGGATTTGCATCTCTAACCAGCGCCCTAGTGAGGCTAATGCTGCGGGTCCACTGACTTCACTTTGAATATCACTGCCATCGACCTTAGATTTTAGTGAGAGAGAAAGATATtggataataaaattaataaggatGTTAGTGACATTTTGTAAACTATGTAGCTAGTCAAATTGAAGATGCACACACCTTATGAATCTACAACTCCATTCTTCAAATATGCTTGAGAAACTTGTGCGTGAGCATCAAAAGATATGAATGGAATGTTAAAAgcagcactttaaaaaaattctttaaacattttattttgaaataatttacagGAAAGTTTCAAAGATAGTACAAAAAACTCCCATGTTCCCTTCATCAAGTTTCACAAATTGCTAAGGTTATGccacatttcttttctctctttatctaTATCTATCTTTACGGTTTTTTCCTAAATCATTTGAGATAAGTTGCATACATCAGACCACTTGCCCTTACTCTTTCAGTATGTGTGTCCCAAGAATGAAACTATGGACAATGaccaaattcagaaaatttaacatGAATATAAGACTTTAATCTGTGTTCCCTATTCCAGTTTTGTCAACGGAGTCAATAATTTCTTCTACAGCACTTTTTACCCCTGGACAGGATGCAGACCAGCATCACTGTTGCATCTAGTTGTcacctctatttttctttttctttctttctttctttttttttttttttttttttgaggcagagtcctgctctgtcaccctggctagagtgccgcggtgtcagcctagctcacagcaacctccaactcctgggctcaagcaatccctctgcctcagcctcccgagtagctgggactacaggcatgaggcaccatgtccggctaattttttctatatatttttagttgtccagctaatttttttctatgttttagtagagacgaggtcttgctcttgctcaggctggttttgaactcctgagctcaaacaatccacccacctcggcctcccagagtgctaggattacaggcgtgagccaccgcacccagctcaCCTCTATTTCATATCTTCTAATCTAGACCATTTCCTCAGCTTTTCTTGTCATGGCATTGGCATTTTGTAAGAATATAGGCCAAAACACAAGGATCCACtatacatctattagaatggccaaagtCCAAAACATCAAGGACACCGATAACCAGCAAGGctatggagcaacaggaactctcagtcattgctagtgggaatgc encodes:
- the LOC123627739 gene encoding cartilage-associated protein, whose translation is MEPGRRAAAALLALLCAGCALRPGRAQYERYSFRSFPRDELMPLESAYRHALDQYSGEHWVESVGYLEISLRLHRLLRDSEAFCHRNCSTAPQPEPAARFAGHPELRLFGGLLRRAHCLKRCKQGLPAFRQSQPSREVLADFQRREPYKFLQFAYFKANNLPKAIAAAHTFLLKHPDDEMMKRNMAYYKSLPGAEDYIKDLETKSYESLFIRAVRAYNGENWRTSITDMELALPDFFKAFYECLAACEGSREIKDFKDFYLSVADHYIEVLQCKIQCEENLTPVIGGYPVEKFVATMYHYLQFAYYKLSDLKNAAPCAVSYLLFDPNDKVMQQNLVYYQYHRDKWGLSDEHFQPRPEAVQFFNVTTLQKELYDFAKENIMDDDEGEVVEYVDDLLEVAETS